The following is a genomic window from Cupriavidus taiwanensis.
AGTTCCAGCTGGAACAATACGTGTTTGCCCGGAACCGACTGGCAGCGGCGCAGGCGGGTCTCGGCATCGATCTCGATCGGCAGGGCGTCGTTGAGCTGCCGGCAGGCGCGCGCCAGCACGTTGTCGGGGCGGGTGGCGTTGCGCAGCAGTTCGGGCACGCCGGCGGCGCCGGTGTTCTGGCCGGTGGCCGCACCCTTGAGCATGCGCGCTACCGGGTCGGCGTCATCGGCCGCGGGAACCAGCAACGGCACGCTGGCATTGCGCACCTGCGCCGGCGCCGCCCTGGCCATCAGCGGCAGCGGCAGCAGCAGCACGGCCGCGAGAGCGGCGGTGCCTAGCGAAGCGGAAAGCGGCGTTTGTCGTATTCTCATGCAGGCTAATGTTGCGGGGACCTGTACTATCGTCCCTCTCTGCGAGGCCGACGGCGAGTCTTACGCCGACAGGCTGGCATTGTACCCTCCACCCCGGCGCGCATGAAAGCCGCGCTCCGCAAGCGTGGTCGCGTTGCCGCCGTGCAAGGTCCTTGAACACCAGGGCCTGACATCACTATTCACCAATCCCGCCAGGTTTGCCAGCTCTGCCGGAGCCGACTCCGGCGAACAAATCTGGCAGCCCGGCTCTTCTGCGCGACTTGCTGCCAGCCAGCTCCGCCGGCTCCGGCTGTATTGGTTATGTTGTGCAACAATTGCGTCTTTCCATGGGCTCCCCGTGCGGTACGGCCGCGCAGGGCAGCGCCATTGCCCTCGGATACCGTCCCTCATGCCTCACTCTCCAAGCGCCGCCTCGACGCCGCGTTTTCCTGCCTGGCTGCTGATCTGCGGCTCGCTGATGGCGATCGCGCCGCTGTCGATCGACATGTACCTGCCGAGTTTCCCGACACTGGCGGGCGACCTGGGCGTCGACATCGGCCGGGTCCAGCTGACGCTGGGCACCTTCCTGGTCGGGTTGGCACTGGGACAGGCCTTCTACGGTCCGTTCAGCGACCGCTTCGGGCGCAAGCCGCCGCTCTATGTCGGGCTTTGCCTCTACGTGATCGCCGCGGTGGGCTGCGCGCTGGCGCGCAACGTGGAGTCTCTGATGCTGTGGCGCTTCCTGCAGGCACTGGGGGGCTGCGCCGGCATGGTGATGGCACGGGCGGTGATCCGCGACCGGCTCGAGGCGCATGAATCGGCGCGGGCGTTTTCGTCGCTGATGCTGGTGATGGGCGTTGCGCCGATCCTGGCGCCGATCATCGGCGGCGCGGTGCTGACCGTGTCGGGCTGGCGCGCGATCTTCTGGGTGCTGGCGGTGGCCGGCCTGCTGATCCTGCTGCTGGTCCACCTGCGCATGGAAGAGTCGCTGGACCGCGGCCATGCGGCGCCGCTGCGGCTCGGCACCGTGGCGCGCAGCTATGCGGAACTGCTGCGCGACCGGGAGTTCCTGGGATACTCGCTGTCGGCAGGCTTCGGCTCGGCGGGCATGTTCGCGTATATCTCGGGTTCACCGTTCGTGCTGATCGAACTGCACGGCATCGCGCCGTCGCACTATGGCCTGGTGTTCGGGGCCAATGCGGCGGGGCTGATCATGATGTCTCAGCTCAATGCGCGGCTGGTGCGCGGGCGTTCGCTCGACCAGGTGCTGGGCGCCACGCTGCTGGCGGCGCTTGCCGCGGGAGTGGTGCTGGCGGTGGCCGCGCTGGCGGGGATGGCGGTGCTGCCGGTGCTGCTGGCAGGCTTCTTCGTGTTTATCGGCGCGCTGGGCTGCGTCTCGCCGAATGCTTCGGCGCTGGCGCTCGCGCACCAGGGGCATCGTGCCGGTACGGCTTCGGCGTTGATGGGCACGCTGCAGTTTTCGCTCGGCACGCTCGGCGGCGCCGCGGTCAGCGTGTGGCGCGACGGCAGCGCGCTGCCGCTGGGCGTGGTGATGGCGGCGTGCGGCGCCGGCGCGGTGCTGATGCGCCATTACGGGCGCTCGGGCGCAAGCGCGCGCCCGGTCGCCCGTTAAAAGCGCCGCGGCGCGGCAGTTCAGGCGGCCTGCTGCGCGGCGGCTTGCTGCGCCGCGGCCTGTTGCACCACCACCATGTGGGCCGGCATCGGCGCGGCGTAGCCGGCCTGGCCGAAGCACTCGCGGATGATGCGGTTGCTGTCGAAATAGACTTGCCAGTAATGGTCGTTGTGGCAATAGGGCCGCACCGCCAGCACCGGGCCCACCAGCGTGAACTCCAGGATTTCGACGTCGACCGGCGGCTCGGCCAGCACGTTGGGGATCTCGGCGATGCGGGCCTTCAGCAGCGCGACCGCGTCGGCCACGTCGGTGCTGCCGGCGAGCTGCGCTTTCAGTTCGACGCGCCGGAACGCATTGGCGGTGAAGTTCTGGATGGTGTCGCTGAAGATCTTGTTGTTGCCGATCACGGTCTGCACATTGTCCGGCGTGTCCAGCGTGGTCGCGAACAGGCCGATTTCGCGCACCGTCCCGGTCACGCCGCCAATGGTGACGAAGTCGCCCACCTTGAACGGCCGCAGCACCACCAGGAACGCGCCCGCGGCGAAGTTTGCCATCAGCCCCGACCAGGCCATGCCGATGGCCACGCCGGCCGCGGCGATCAGCGCGGCAAAGGTGGTGGTCTGGATGCCGAAGAAGCCGAGGATGCCGATCACCAGCACCACGTTCAGCGTCACCGTGACGATGGAACCGACATAGCGCAGCAGCGTGGGATCGACCTTCTGCTTGCCGAGCGCGTTCTGCACCATGCGCACCACAACGTGGATCAGCCAGCGGCCGACCACCCAGAAGGCGAGGGCCGCCAGGATCTTGACGCCGAATTCGGTGGCGTAGGCGACCACCAGGGCTTTGAGGTTTTCGAAGGTAGAGGCGTCCATCGGCGTATTCCTTTCATGTTGGTGTAACCGGCCAGCCGCCGACCCAACATCCCCCGAACCAGCCGGCTGCGGCGTGCGAACCCCTGCGCGTTGCGCGCAAATATCGGGCAGGGCAATTATTGAGAGGCCGCCTCTGGAAGTGCAAGCAAATAATTGTTAAGACGAGCCGCGTTGCACGGCTCGCCCGTTTATATCGGGAATACGCTGGCGGGTATTACCAGTTGGTTTCGCGCTCGGGTGTTGCGGAAATCCGGTGCAGCGTCAGGTCGGCGCCGTTGAACTCGCCCTCGGCGTCGAGGCGGATGCCCACCAGCCGCTTCAGCGTGCCATAGACCAGCGTGCCGCCGGCCAGCGCCACCACGATGCCAAGCAAGGTGCCCAGCAATTGCGCGCCAAGCGATACCCCGCCGAGTCCCCCCAGCGCCTTCGCGCCGAAGATGCCCGCGGCGATGCCGCCCCACGCGCCGCACAGCCCGTGCAGCGGCCACACGCCCAGCACATCGTCGATATGCCACTTGTTCTGCGCCAGCGTGAACATGTAGACGAACAGCGCGCCCGCCACCGCGCCGGTGACCAGCGCGCCCAGCGGATGCATCAGGTCCGAGCCCGCGCATACCGCCACCAGGCCGGCCAGCGGCCCGTTGTAGACGAAGCCCGGATCGTTGCGCCCGGCCAGCCAGGCGGCCAGGGTGCCGCCGGCCATCGCCATCAGCGAATTGATCGCCACCAGGCCGCTGATCTTGTCGACGGTCTGCGCGCTCATCACGTTGAAGCCGAACCAGCCCACCGCCAGAATCCAGGCGCCCAGCGCCAGGAACGGGATGTTCGACGGCGGATGCGCGCTGATGCGGCCGTCCTTCTGATAGCGGCCGCGGCGCGCGCCCAGCAGCAACACCGCGGGCAGCGCAATCCAGCCGCCCAGCGCATGCACCACCACCGAGCCGGCAAAATCGTGGAAGGGCGCGCCGGCGACGCGCGCGATCCAGTCCTGCACGCCGTAGCGCTGGTTCCACACCATGCCTTCGAAAAACGGGTAGACAAAACCCACCAGCACGAAGGTGGCAACCAGTTGCGGATTGAAACGCGAGCGTTCGGCGATGCCGCCGGAGATAATCGCCGGAATGGCGGCGGCAAAGGTCGCCAGGAAAAAGAACTTGACCAGTTCGTAACCGTTTTTCTGGGCCAGCGTTTCAGCGCCGGAAAAGAATTGCACGCCATAGGCGATGGTGTAGCCGATAAAGAAATAGGCAATGGTCGACACCGCGAAATCGACCAGGATCTTTACCAGCGCATTGACCTGGTTTTTCTTGCGTACCGTGCCAAGTTCCAGGAACGCAAAGCCGGCGTGCATGGCCAGCACCATGATGGCGCCAAGCAGGATAAACAGCGCGTCGGTGCCGGTCTTCCAGTTGTCCATAGTGACCTCATGCTCAAAATGGGCGCATCAGTATGCAAAAAACGTTCCAGAGACGGCTGCATCGTGGTGCCGCCTGCACCGTGCCGGGTAGAAAGCCGCACCGGCATGCCGCATGTGGTCCGTCGCCTTAGGCACGGTGCCGTCGGCGTGCGGCAAGACGCGGGCGCTTCTGCGCCAGAATGGAGCCGGCAAGGGCGTGTTGGATGATCCGTTGTGGTGCGCCGCCCCATTTGGGGGAATCTGTCCTATGCTGGATCATTTTGGGGGCGCGCTTGCGGACGCGCGCTCCGGCCCGGCAAAAAGGTGTGCCTGGCAAGCGCGAACAGCACGGGAAATTGCCCGCTAACCGGCCTCAAGCAAGGATTTGCGGGTTTTTTTGTCGCTTTGGTGCCACTGGGGATTGCTCAACGCGCGACGGGCAGATTAGACTGCGCCGATCGATTGCCTGCCGCCAGGCACGCACATCGGTGACGACGACCAACAAGGGAAATCAGCCATGAATAAAGGTGAACTGGTATCGGCCATCGCCGCGGAAGCAGAATTGAGCAATGCCGCCGCCGAGCGCGCGCTCAACGCAGCGCTGGACAGTATCAAGAAGGCAGTGGCAAAGGGCGATTCTGTCACGCTGGTGGGTTTTGGCAGCTTCAGCGCCGGCAAGCGCGCTGCCCGCACCGGCCGCAATCCGCGCACCGGCGAAACCATCAAGATTCCGGCCGCCAAGACGGTCAAGTTCTCGGCAGGCCAGGGTTTCAAGGACGCCGTGAACAAGAAGAAGTAAGCAGTTTGCGTCCATAGCGAAAGAAGCGGCCTGGCAGGCCGCTTTTTTTGTGCGCCGGTTTTATGCGGCGGCTGCGGCGCGCGCTGAAGGCCACGCTGCCATGCCCGCGGCAACGGCGCGGCGATCCGGGTTAAACTGCCGGCGCCCGCAGCCGGCAATCCCGCCCCCGCGATCTTCGTATCCCGCATCATGAATGACCTGTCCCACCAGCTTTCCATGACCGTGCTGATGACGCCGGACATGGCCAACTTCTCTGGCAACGTCCACGGCGGCACCATCCTGAAGTACCTGGACATGGTGGCGTATGCGTGCGCCAGCCGCTATGCCGGCCGCTACGTGGTCACGCTGTCGGTAGACCAGGTGGTGTTCCGCCAGCCCATCCACGTGGGCGAGCTGGTGACCTTCCTGGCGTCGGTCAACTACACCGGCCGCAGCTCGATGGAGATCGGCATCAAGGTGGTGACCGAGAACATCCGCAGCAAGCTGGTGCGCCATACCAACAGCTGCTATTTCACCATGGTGGCGGTGGACGACAACGGCACGCCTGCCGAAGTGCCGCCGCTGGAGCCGCGCGACGAAGTCGAGCGCCAGCGCTTTGCCGCCGCGCAGCAGCGCCGCGCGCTGCGCCAGGAAATGGAAAAGCGCCACGGCGACATCAAGTCGTCGGTGAACTGATTGCCAGGGCCTCGCGATACCGCCATGAAGCACAACCATTCACTCGTTCGCACCCTGCTGGCCGCCGCCTCGCTGGCCGCCGCAGCGGGCGCCAGTGCCGAGGAAATCGGCAGCGTCAGCACCAATTTCCGCATGACCGGCTCCGACAAGGTCGTGATCGAAGCCTATGACGACCCGCAGGTGGACGGGGTTACCTGCTACGTGTCGCGCGCCCGCACCGGCGGCATCAAGGGCCAGCTCGGCATGGCGGAAGACCCGCCCGAGGCGTCGATCGCGTGCCGGCAGGTGGGCCCGATCGGTTTCAAGGGGCCGATCCGGCAGCAGGACAATGTCTTCTCCGAACGCATGTCGATCCTGTTCAAGGCGCTGCACGTGGTGCGCGCGGTCGACCGCAAGCGCAATACGCTGGTCTACCTGACGTATTCGGATCGCATTGTCAGCGGCAGCCCGCAGAACAGCGTGACTGCCGTGCCGGTGCCGGCCGGCACGGTCATCCCCGTGAAGTAGCCGGCCCGGCGATCGGGCGGGTCAGGGCGCCAGCGCCGCGCTCTCCGCCTGGCAGTCGCGCGCCGGGCGTGCGCCGGCGGCGCGTGCCTTCGCCACTTCGCGGCGGGCCTGTTCCAGGTCGGCGCGGAAGGTGGGATCGGATTGCAGCCGCGCCACGGTGGCCGCGGCCATCATGCGCCCCTCGTTGACATCGCTCTGCCAGTGCACGTTGCACACCACGCGGCTCTGCCCAAAGGCGCGGCCGCGCGCCAGGATCTCGTTGGCGCGCGCCGGCTCGACCTCGGTCAGGATCAGCGCCCAGGCCCAGCCGATGGCACTGTGGCCGGACGGATAGGAACCATCTTTCTCCAGCTTGGCCGCTTCGGCCGGCGTGCACATCGGGGTCTTGTTGGCCACGAAGGGGCGGGTGCGCTTGTAATGGTCCTTGGCCTTGTACGTGGACAGGCCTGCGTCGACCAGGCTGCGGCGCAGCAGGATGTTGAGATAGGGCGTGTCTTTCTCGCTGACCGGCACGCCGAGCGCGCAAGAGAAGGCGCTGGCGGCTTGCGGGAAGGTCAGCACGGCATCCTCGCCGGCCACTTGCCAGCGCGGCGAACCACGCAGCGTGCCGGCCTGGCGCGCGGCATCTTCATCGAGCGCCAGCGCTGCCGAACCCTGCGCCGGCGGCGCGGGCAGCAGCTTCAGGCTGTCGGGGCGCGCATCGGCGGCGAGATAACCGGCAGGCACGCCGGGACGCAGCTCGGGCACCGCCGACAGGTTGGTGCCGCCGGTGGCGCAGCCCGCCAGCAGCGCGGCGAGCGCTGCCGCGGCGAGGGCCCGGACGGGGTTGGACAGGGATGGGTCCGGCTTGGCGTGGTCCGTCACTTGGTTGTTCCTTGTTGTTTTGTCCGCGGTGGAGGCAGCCGTGCCAGTCCGGCCTATGCTGCCGCGTCGAACAGCTTGCGCAGGTTCGATTTCATGATCTTGCCATTGGCATTGCGCGGCAGCATCTCCTGGTAAATCAGGATACGCACCGGCACCTTGAACGCCGCCAGCCGCTCGCGCACGAACTCCTGCAGCTCGGCTTCGCTCGCCTGCATGCCCGGCTTCAGGCTGACCACGGCGGCGGGCTCCTCGCCCAGCGTCCGGTGCGGCAGCCCGACCACTGACGCATCCATGACCGCGGGGTGCTCGTACAGCGCGCTTTCCACCTCGATGCAGTAGATGTTCTCGCCGCCGCGGATCAGCATGTCCTTCATGCGGTCGACGATATAGACGTAGCCCTCTTCATCGAGCCGGGCAATGTCGCCGGTGCGCAGCCAGCCATCGACAAAGGTCTGGGCGGTGGCCTCGGGCTTGTTCCAGTAGCCGCGCACGACATTGGCGCCGCGCGCCATCAGCTCGCCGGTTTCGCCGGGCGGCAGCGCCTGGCCGCGGCCGTCCACCACCTTCATCTCGCCGATCGGCAGCGCCGGGCCGCTGCTGTCCGGGCGCATTACGTACTCTTCGGCGCTGTGGCTGGTGAAGGTGGACGAGGTTTCGGTCATGCCCCAGCCGATGCCGGGCGCGGCCAGCGGGAACACTTCGCGGATGCGCCGGACCAGCTCCGGCGAGGCGGGCGCGCCGCCGTAATTGATGTTCTCCAGCGACGACAGGTCGAAGCGGCCGCGCTCGGGGTGCTCCAGGATCTGCCACGCGATGGTCGGCACGCCGCCGGCCGCGGTGCAGCGCTCGCGCTCGATCAGCTCCATGCCGCGCAGCGCGTCCCAGCGGTGCAGTAGCACGATCTTGCCGCCGGTGGCGATGGCGCCGTTGAGTACCGCCATGCAGCCGGTGACGTGGAAGAACGGCACCGCCAGCAGCATCGATTTTTGCGGCGCGGCCGGATCCGGCGCCGGGATCGGCTCGCCGCGGCGCAGCAGGTTGCGCAGCGGACTGAAGCCGCCGGCCACCGCCACCGAGGTGGAGTTGCGGTGCGTGCCCAGCGCGCCCTTGGGCTTGCCGGTCGTGCCCGAGGTGTAGAAGATAGTGGCGTCGTCGTCGGGATCGAGCTCGACCGCGGGCGGCGCCTGCTCCGGCAGCGCCGCCCAGCTCGCCGAGGGGCCGATCACGCTTTCCAGTGCCGTCACACGGGGATCAGCCGGCGCAGCGCCTGCGCGCGATACGTAGATGCGTTCCAGCGCGGGACACCCCGGCAAATGCTCGAGGATCCGGTCGAGCCGCTCCGCATCGACGATGGCGATGCGGCTGCCGGAATCGGCGAGGCCGTATTCCAGCTCCGGGCCGGTCCACCAGGCATTGAGCGGGGTCACGATGGCGCCGGCCAGCAGCGCGCCGTAGAACGCCACCGGCCACTCGGGCAGGTTGCGCATGGCCAGCGCCACGCGGTCGCCCTTGCGCACGCCGTCGCGCACCAGCGCGTGGGCCATGGCGATGGCGGCGCGCACGAAGGCGTCGTACGAGACGCGCTCGTCCTCGTAGACCACGAAGGTGCGATCGGCAAACGCGCGCGTGGCCAGCAGCAGCTCGCGCAGCGTGGGCGGTGCGTTCTTCCAGACGGTGGTGGGGATGCCGCGGATCACGCGCGTTTCGGTTTCGAACGGCGCGCCGGGCGCGGTCAGGCGGGCGTGGGCCTCGGCCAGCGACATGGCGGGCCAATTGCCTGCCAACTGCGTGCCTGCCAACTGTGTATTGCTCGACATGGACTGCCTCCCGGAACTGCACTGCAGGTTGAGGGAAATGCAGGAAAGCGGCCGGCGCAGTCGCGCCGGCCGCCTGGCAATGCTTGCGTCAGGGGCTCAGATGGTCACGCCGCCGTCCACCACCATGGCCTGGCCGGTCATGAAGGTGCTGGCCGCCGAGGCCAGGAACACGGCCGCGCCGGCGATCTCGATGGGCTCGCCGATGCGGCGCAGCGGGGCGCCCTGGGTGGACTGCTTGTAGCGCTCGGGATCTTCCCACAGCGCGCGCGCGAAGTCGGTCTTGATCAGGCCCGGGGCGATGCAGTTCACGCGCACATTGTGCGGCCCGAACTCGACCGCCAGGTTGCGCGCCAGCTGGAAATCGGCCGCCTTGGAAATGTTGTAGACGCCGATGGTGGGCGAGCCGCGCAGGCCGCCGATCGACGACACGATGATGATCGAGCCGTCCTTGCGGTCGATCATCTGCGGGGCCACCATCTGGATCAGCCAGTGGTTGGAGATGACGTTGTTGTCCAGCACCTTGCGGAACTGGTCGTCCGACACGCCGCTCATCGGCCCGTAGTACGGGTTGGACGCGGCATTGCAGACCAGCACGTCGATCTTGCCGAAGGCGCGGTTGGTCTCGTCGACCAGGTGCTGCAGGTCGTCCTTCGAAGAGATGTTGGCCGGGACCGCAATCGCGGTGCCGGCGCCATGGCGGGCGTTGAGGGCATCCACCACTTCCTGGCAGGCCTCGGCCTTGCGCGAGGAAATCACCACCTTGGCGCCCTGTACGGCCATCTGCTCGGCGATGGCGCGGCCGATGCCGCGTGAAGAGCCCGTGACGATGGCAACCTTGCCCGTCAGATCGAACAATGACATGGAGTCTCCTGTATGGCTGCGCCGGCGTCAGCGCTGCTGGCCGGCTTGTGCTGGCGGCGGGGTGCCGCGCTGTTGTGCTGCGGACGCGCCCGCAGGCGGCATCGCCGGGACATTATGTGGCGCGGCCCTGGCCGCGTCCACAACGCCAGGTGCCGGGTAGCGGCCTTATCAGCATTCTTTCTGGGGGCAATGCGCGCCGTGCATGGCGCCGATGCTGCATCGCGCAAGCGCGCGCGTCAGCGGCCGGCGGATGCCGTCGCCGGTGCCAGCAAGGCGGGCAGTGCGGCCATCAGCCCGTCGCGCAGATCCTGGTCCAGCAGGATGCCAAAACGGTCCGACAGCGCTTGCACCACGGCGTCGGCCTGCTGCAGTTGCGTGCGGCGCACGCTGCCGTCCGGGGCGCGTTCGGCCAGTTCGCCGTCGGCCAGCGTCACGCGCGTGCCGTCGGCATCGGTGCGCGCGGCCATCAGGCGGCGCAGGAAGATGCTGTCCGGGTGGGTCGAGACATACCAGTTGCGCGGCTCGAAATCGATCGATGGCTGCGGCGTCAGGTCGAAACGGTAGATCGGGATCCAGCCCGCATCGCCGCGCGCCTGCAAGTCGTAGCTGTGGAATGCGCTGGCGTCGGCCTGCGCCGGGGAGGGCGCCAGCCGGTAGGGAAAGTCATCGTCGGCCGGCTCCGACAGCGGCATCGCGCGGAACGGCGTGGGGCCGCCGAAGCCGACATCGGCCAGGTAGCTGCGGTGCGCCACTTCCACGCGCAGCAGCATGTGCGAAGTCATGGTCGGCACGTCGTCCGGCACGCCCCAGCGCACGCGCGCGGCCAGCGGCGTCACCACGTAGCCCAGCGCGCCCAGCCCGGCGCTGAGCAAGGTATTGAGTTCGAAGCAGTAGCCGCCGCGCCGGCGGGTCACCAGCTTGTCGAACACGGCTTCCAGGTCGATGCGCACCGGGCGGCGCAGCAGCGGGTCGACGTTCTCGAACGGAATGCTGGCCAGGTGCGCGGCCAGCACCGCATCCAGCGCGTGCAGCGTGGGCGAGGGCGGCGCGGCGATGCCCAGGCGCGCCAGCCAGGCATCCAGTTGAGCGGCGTTCAGGGTAGTCATGGGATGGGGGGGCTCCGGTACGGTGCAGTCAGTTGAGCGCTTCCAGCGCGGGCAGATCGAGCAGTTCGATGCCGCCATATTCCAGGCGCAGCAGGCCGTGCGCCTCCAGCTCGCGCAGTGCGTGATTGACGGTCTGGCGCGACAGGCCGAGCATCTGCGCCAGCTGCTCTTGCGCAATGCGCACACGCCGCGTGCCCTGCGCGTGGGGCAGGTTGCCATAGCCATGCGCCATCGCGGCCAGCCGCCGCGCGACGCGGGCCGCCGGCGGCAGCAGCTGCGCTTCCTCGACATAGTGGAAGGCCTCGCGGGTCTTGGCTGCCAGCAGTTGCCCGAACGCCTGCCACCACGCCGGCTGCTGCGCGAGGCGCTGCGCCAACGCGGCGCGCGGCACGTGCCACAGCGTGGCGGCGCTGACCGCGCGTGCGTCATGCGTGCGCGGCAGCCCATCGAACAGGCAGATCTCGCCGAACCAGGTGCCGGGCTCCAGCAGGCCCAGCACCGCGGCCTTGCCCGATGCGGCACTGGCGTGGATCTGCATGGTGCCGGTGGCGACACAATACAGCCCGTCGAAGCGGTCGCCGCGCGCAAACAGGGCCTCGCCGGCGACCAGCCGGCGGAGGCTGCCGTCATCCAGCAGCGCCTGGCGCAGCGCTGGCGGCAACTGGCTGAACCATGCGCCGGCGCGCACCGCGGCGAGTGGGTCGCTGCATGGCAGCATCGGGCTGGACATCGTATCTGCGGGCTGCGCGTCGGGATGGTCGGGGGCAAGGAGAGCGAGGGACGCGTATCGTGGCGGGCGCGCCAGCCGCATGCGGGTCTCCATTTCTCGGCACCTGGCGGAATGTCAAAAACCTGACAGACCGGCCGGTGCGTGCCCACTACTATAAATCCACCTCGCGCCCGCCGCGCGCGCACCATAGCGAAGTCCAGGAGACGCCCCGTGAAAACCCTGATCGAACATCTCGCCAACTACGCCGCCTACCATCGCGACCCGCGCAACGTCTTTACCCATTTCGTCGGCATCCCGATGATCGTGCTGGCCGTGACCACGCTGCTGGCACGGCCGGCGCTGGCCCTGGGCGATGGCAGCGCCGTGCTGACGCCGGCAA
Proteins encoded in this region:
- a CDS encoding Bcr/CflA family multidrug efflux MFS transporter, which gives rise to MPHSPSAASTPRFPAWLLICGSLMAIAPLSIDMYLPSFPTLAGDLGVDIGRVQLTLGTFLVGLALGQAFYGPFSDRFGRKPPLYVGLCLYVIAAVGCALARNVESLMLWRFLQALGGCAGMVMARAVIRDRLEAHESARAFSSLMLVMGVAPILAPIIGGAVLTVSGWRAIFWVLAVAGLLILLLVHLRMEESLDRGHAAPLRLGTVARSYAELLRDREFLGYSLSAGFGSAGMFAYISGSPFVLIELHGIAPSHYGLVFGANAAGLIMMSQLNARLVRGRSLDQVLGATLLAALAAGVVLAVAALAGMAVLPVLLAGFFVFIGALGCVSPNASALALAHQGHRAGTASALMGTLQFSLGTLGGAAVSVWRDGSALPLGVVMAACGAGAVLMRHYGRSGASARPVAR
- a CDS encoding mechanosensitive ion channel family protein — translated: MDASTFENLKALVVAYATEFGVKILAALAFWVVGRWLIHVVVRMVQNALGKQKVDPTLLRYVGSIVTVTLNVVLVIGILGFFGIQTTTFAALIAAAGVAIGMAWSGLMANFAAGAFLVVLRPFKVGDFVTIGGVTGTVREIGLFATTLDTPDNVQTVIGNNKIFSDTIQNFTANAFRRVELKAQLAGSTDVADAVALLKARIAEIPNVLAEPPVDVEILEFTLVGPVLAVRPYCHNDHYWQVYFDSNRIIRECFGQAGYAAPMPAHMVVVQQAAAQQAAAQQAA
- a CDS encoding ammonium transporter — protein: MDNWKTGTDALFILLGAIMVLAMHAGFAFLELGTVRKKNQVNALVKILVDFAVSTIAYFFIGYTIAYGVQFFSGAETLAQKNGYELVKFFFLATFAAAIPAIISGGIAERSRFNPQLVATFVLVGFVYPFFEGMVWNQRYGVQDWIARVAGAPFHDFAGSVVVHALGGWIALPAVLLLGARRGRYQKDGRISAHPPSNIPFLALGAWILAVGWFGFNVMSAQTVDKISGLVAINSLMAMAGGTLAAWLAGRNDPGFVYNGPLAGLVAVCAGSDLMHPLGALVTGAVAGALFVYMFTLAQNKWHIDDVLGVWPLHGLCGAWGGIAAGIFGAKALGGLGGVSLGAQLLGTLLGIVVALAGGTLVYGTLKRLVGIRLDAEGEFNGADLTLHRISATPERETNW
- a CDS encoding HU family DNA-binding protein → MNKGELVSAIAAEAELSNAAAERALNAALDSIKKAVAKGDSVTLVGFGSFSAGKRAARTGRNPRTGETIKIPAAKTVKFSAGQGFKDAVNKKK
- a CDS encoding acyl-CoA thioesterase, coding for MNDLSHQLSMTVLMTPDMANFSGNVHGGTILKYLDMVAYACASRYAGRYVVTLSVDQVVFRQPIHVGELVTFLASVNYTGRSSMEIGIKVVTENIRSKLVRHTNSCYFTMVAVDDNGTPAEVPPLEPRDEVERQRFAAAQQRRALRQEMEKRHGDIKSSVN
- a CDS encoding CreA family protein, whose protein sequence is MKHNHSLVRTLLAAASLAAAAGASAEEIGSVSTNFRMTGSDKVVIEAYDDPQVDGVTCYVSRARTGGIKGQLGMAEDPPEASIACRQVGPIGFKGPIRQQDNVFSERMSILFKALHVVRAVDRKRNTLVYLTYSDRIVSGSPQNSVTAVPVPAGTVIPVK
- a CDS encoding acid phosphatase produces the protein MTDHAKPDPSLSNPVRALAAAALAALLAGCATGGTNLSAVPELRPGVPAGYLAADARPDSLKLLPAPPAQGSAALALDEDAARQAGTLRGSPRWQVAGEDAVLTFPQAASAFSCALGVPVSEKDTPYLNILLRRSLVDAGLSTYKAKDHYKRTRPFVANKTPMCTPAEAAKLEKDGSYPSGHSAIGWAWALILTEVEPARANEILARGRAFGQSRVVCNVHWQSDVNEGRMMAAATVARLQSDPTFRADLEQARREVAKARAAGARPARDCQAESAALAP
- a CDS encoding class I adenylate-forming enzyme family protein, translating into MSSNTQLAGTQLAGNWPAMSLAEAHARLTAPGAPFETETRVIRGIPTTVWKNAPPTLRELLLATRAFADRTFVVYEDERVSYDAFVRAAIAMAHALVRDGVRKGDRVALAMRNLPEWPVAFYGALLAGAIVTPLNAWWTGPELEYGLADSGSRIAIVDAERLDRILEHLPGCPALERIYVSRAGAAPADPRVTALESVIGPSASWAALPEQAPPAVELDPDDDATIFYTSGTTGKPKGALGTHRNSTSVAVAGGFSPLRNLLRRGEPIPAPDPAAPQKSMLLAVPFFHVTGCMAVLNGAIATGGKIVLLHRWDALRGMELIERERCTAAGGVPTIAWQILEHPERGRFDLSSLENINYGGAPASPELVRRIREVFPLAAPGIGWGMTETSSTFTSHSAEEYVMRPDSSGPALPIGEMKVVDGRGQALPPGETGELMARGANVVRGYWNKPEATAQTFVDGWLRTGDIARLDEEGYVYIVDRMKDMLIRGGENIYCIEVESALYEHPAVMDASVVGLPHRTLGEEPAAVVSLKPGMQASEAELQEFVRERLAAFKVPVRILIYQEMLPRNANGKIMKSNLRKLFDAAA
- a CDS encoding SDR family oxidoreductase; translated protein: MSLFDLTGKVAIVTGSSRGIGRAIAEQMAVQGAKVVISSRKAEACQEVVDALNARHGAGTAIAVPANISSKDDLQHLVDETNRAFGKIDVLVCNAASNPYYGPMSGVSDDQFRKVLDNNVISNHWLIQMVAPQMIDRKDGSIIIVSSIGGLRGSPTIGVYNISKAADFQLARNLAVEFGPHNVRVNCIAPGLIKTDFARALWEDPERYKQSTQGAPLRRIGEPIEIAGAAVFLASAASTFMTGQAMVVDGGVTI
- a CDS encoding arylamine N-acetyltransferase family protein, whose amino-acid sequence is MTTLNAAQLDAWLARLGIAAPPSPTLHALDAVLAAHLASIPFENVDPLLRRPVRIDLEAVFDKLVTRRRGGYCFELNTLLSAGLGALGYVVTPLAARVRWGVPDDVPTMTSHMLLRVEVAHRSYLADVGFGGPTPFRAMPLSEPADDDFPYRLAPSPAQADASAFHSYDLQARGDAGWIPIYRFDLTPQPSIDFEPRNWYVSTHPDSIFLRRLMAARTDADGTRVTLADGELAERAPDGSVRRTQLQQADAVVQALSDRFGILLDQDLRDGLMAALPALLAPATASAGR
- a CDS encoding Crp/Fnr family transcriptional regulator, whose translation is MSSPMLPCSDPLAAVRAGAWFSQLPPALRQALLDDGSLRRLVAGEALFARGDRFDGLYCVATGTMQIHASAASGKAAVLGLLEPGTWFGEICLFDGLPRTHDARAVSAATLWHVPRAALAQRLAQQPAWWQAFGQLLAAKTREAFHYVEEAQLLPPAARVARRLAAMAHGYGNLPHAQGTRRVRIAQEQLAQMLGLSRQTVNHALRELEAHGLLRLEYGGIELLDLPALEALN